A stretch of Desulfobacter hydrogenophilus DNA encodes these proteins:
- a CDS encoding protein adenylyltransferase SelO: protein MEKTTAVSTLKAGFKNSFAALEEKFYDPSLPEPVHAPVLQKYNRKLGQELGFNFTQETPELADCLAGNLLFADSTPIAMAYAGHQFGNFVPQLGDGRAILLGEKVTPDGRRLNIQLKGSGRTRFSRGGDGKSPLGPVIREYIVSEAMHALGVPTTRALAIVSTGEKIPRQDGIHPGGIMTRVASGLVRVGSFEYFAARGDEAAIRMLADYVLARHYPEILGKEDRYRQFFSSVATRQARLVAKWMQLGFIHGVMNTDNTSISGETIDYGPCAFMDYYDPNMVFSSIDTMGRYRYANQSAIMRWNLNCLGVCLQALIGKTDEEAMDVIDATLAEFEQEFLHAQHVGMLKKIGIENHDDQDSSLLGELLAIMQNQKTDFTLTFRYLADHIRQGSNMTPQFRELFNAPDAVAAWLKSWQLRLVKENNPEVIQEKMNRVNPLFIPRNHRIHKAIENAEARDDFSQVHLLTTLYENPFTAQPDFINYAQGPADEERVTRTFCGT, encoded by the coding sequence ATGGAAAAGACAACCGCTGTGTCAACCCTTAAAGCCGGATTTAAAAACAGTTTTGCAGCTCTTGAAGAAAAATTCTATGACCCAAGTCTGCCTGAACCCGTCCATGCCCCTGTTTTGCAAAAATATAACCGAAAACTGGGCCAGGAGTTGGGGTTTAATTTTACCCAAGAGACGCCGGAACTGGCAGATTGCCTGGCAGGCAATCTGCTTTTTGCAGATTCCACTCCCATTGCCATGGCCTATGCCGGGCATCAATTCGGCAACTTTGTTCCCCAGCTTGGGGATGGCCGGGCCATTCTGCTCGGAGAAAAAGTTACCCCGGACGGCAGACGCTTGAATATTCAACTCAAAGGTTCCGGACGGACCCGATTCTCACGGGGTGGAGACGGCAAATCCCCCCTGGGGCCGGTGATTCGTGAGTACATTGTCAGTGAGGCCATGCATGCGTTAGGGGTGCCCACCACCAGGGCCTTGGCCATCGTATCCACAGGAGAAAAAATTCCACGTCAGGATGGAATCCATCCGGGGGGTATCATGACACGAGTTGCATCGGGTTTAGTCCGGGTAGGCAGTTTTGAGTATTTTGCCGCACGGGGCGATGAAGCGGCTATACGGATGCTTGCCGACTACGTGCTTGCCCGCCATTATCCTGAAATTTTGGGAAAAGAAGACCGATACAGACAATTTTTTTCTTCGGTTGCCACACGGCAGGCTCGACTTGTTGCCAAATGGATGCAGCTTGGATTTATTCACGGCGTCATGAATACGGATAACACCTCAATTTCAGGTGAGACCATTGATTATGGTCCCTGTGCCTTTATGGATTATTATGACCCCAACATGGTATTCAGTTCCATTGATACCATGGGACGATACCGTTATGCCAATCAAAGCGCCATCATGAGGTGGAACCTGAACTGTCTGGGTGTTTGTTTACAAGCGCTGATAGGAAAAACAGATGAAGAGGCAATGGATGTGATTGATGCCACCCTGGCTGAGTTTGAACAGGAATTCCTTCACGCCCAACACGTTGGCATGCTTAAAAAAATCGGGATAGAAAATCATGATGACCAGGATTCTTCCCTTCTTGGGGAACTGCTTGCCATCATGCAGAACCAGAAAACCGATTTTACCCTGACGTTTCGTTATCTGGCAGATCATATCAGGCAAGGTTCAAATATGACGCCGCAATTTCGAGAACTTTTCAACGCGCCGGATGCGGTTGCAGCCTGGCTTAAATCATGGCAGCTGCGGCTGGTTAAAGAAAATAATCCTGAAGTTATTCAGGAAAAAATGAACCGGGTCAATCCCCTTTTCATTCCCAGAAATCACCGGATTCACAAGGCGATTGAGAATGCGGAAGCCAGAGATGATTTCAGTCAGGTACACCTGCTGACAACGCTTTATGAAAATCCTTTTACGGCACAACCGGATTTCATCAATTACGCCCAAGGTCCTGCCGATGAAGAACGGGTAACCCGAACCTTTTGCGGCACCTAA
- the pta gene encoding phosphate acetyltransferase, protein MANSLYITTTETRSGKSLIVLGIMQLLLKDIRIVGFFRPIINPSKKDTRDHDIDLVLSNFNMGLEYEETYAYTLEEAKQMVNSGRQAEMMKTILNKYKALEEKSRFVLCEGTDFTAGSEAFEFDINAGIIADIGCPALVVSYGYEKNVEQVITSCQLALESLYHKGVDVLAIMVNRVPPDSLHSLKIALNTAIDRPEVLIYTIPETQALRRPSFRDLIPAMDAQVLYGRQGLENQISGCVIASMLVPNFLTHIKKDDLVVTSGDRSSIVITCIASRLSMAYPDIAGILVTGGIPIPDSIIRLIRGWKELPVPILLTRMDTHTAVMAIDQIHGRISPDDPQRIALALGIFEANVDAASFRQRLAARKSVRITPQMFEYSLIEKAKKNRRHIVLPEGGSDRILKAADILLRRSFCDITILGKCEAVERRIKELGLNLSQARFIQPDAAPWLDDYAQTYFELRQHKGVTLDMARDTMTDPSYFGTMMVHKGHADGMVSGSVNTTAHTILPAFQIIKTLPGSSIVSSVFLMCLKDRVLVFGDCAVNPNPTASQLAEIAVTSAGTASIFGIEPRVAMLSYSTGSSGTGADVDKVIQATAMVREKAPDLLIEGPIQYDAAIDPGVAMTKLPNSQVAGRATVFIFPDLNTGNNTYKAVQRASEKTVVIGPVLQGMKRPVNDLSRGCTVADIVNTVAITAIQAQAGKSQI, encoded by the coding sequence ATGGCGAATAGTCTTTACATTACGACGACTGAAACCCGAAGCGGAAAATCCCTCATCGTTCTTGGCATCATGCAGCTTTTGCTCAAAGACATCCGAATCGTAGGGTTTTTCAGACCCATTATTAACCCGAGTAAAAAAGACACCAGGGATCATGATATTGATTTGGTGCTTTCCAATTTTAACATGGGGCTGGAGTATGAGGAAACCTATGCCTATACCTTGGAAGAGGCCAAACAGATGGTTAATTCCGGCCGTCAGGCAGAGATGATGAAAACTATTTTGAACAAGTATAAAGCCCTTGAGGAAAAAAGCCGTTTTGTTCTGTGCGAGGGCACTGATTTCACAGCCGGTTCCGAGGCTTTTGAATTTGATATCAATGCCGGAATTATAGCAGATATAGGATGTCCGGCTCTGGTGGTCTCCTATGGATATGAAAAGAATGTCGAACAGGTGATAACCTCGTGTCAACTGGCTTTGGAAAGCTTATACCACAAAGGGGTGGATGTGCTGGCCATAATGGTTAACCGGGTGCCACCCGATTCTTTGCATAGTCTTAAAATTGCTTTGAATACGGCAATTGACCGCCCTGAAGTTCTGATTTATACCATCCCTGAAACCCAGGCTTTAAGGCGTCCTTCGTTTAGAGATTTGATTCCGGCCATGGATGCCCAAGTGTTGTACGGCAGACAGGGGCTTGAAAATCAGATTTCAGGATGTGTGATTGCGTCCATGCTGGTCCCCAATTTTCTAACCCATATTAAAAAAGACGACCTGGTGGTTACTTCCGGGGACCGGTCCAGCATTGTGATCACCTGCATTGCTTCCCGGCTTTCCATGGCCTACCCCGATATTGCAGGCATCCTGGTTACCGGCGGCATTCCCATTCCAGATTCCATCATTCGGCTTATTCGAGGATGGAAGGAACTGCCTGTGCCCATTCTGCTGACTCGGATGGATACCCATACGGCAGTCATGGCTATTGACCAAATTCACGGCAGGATTTCCCCGGACGATCCCCAACGCATTGCCCTGGCTCTAGGAATTTTTGAGGCAAATGTGGATGCCGCTTCTTTCAGGCAACGACTGGCAGCCAGAAAGTCGGTGCGCATCACACCCCAGATGTTTGAATACAGCCTTATTGAAAAAGCAAAAAAGAACCGCCGGCATATTGTACTGCCCGAAGGCGGCAGCGATAGGATTCTTAAAGCCGCTGATATTCTTTTGCGGCGCTCATTTTGTGATATCACCATTTTAGGCAAATGTGAAGCGGTTGAGCGCAGGATCAAGGAGCTAGGGCTGAATTTGTCCCAGGCCCGGTTTATCCAGCCCGATGCCGCCCCCTGGCTGGACGATTATGCCCAGACCTATTTTGAATTGCGTCAACACAAGGGTGTGACTCTGGACATGGCCAGGGATACCATGACGGATCCTTCTTATTTCGGCACCATGATGGTGCATAAAGGACATGCCGACGGCATGGTATCAGGTTCTGTGAACACCACGGCCCACACCATTCTTCCGGCTTTTCAGATCATCAAAACGCTGCCCGGCTCTTCCATTGTGTCATCTGTTTTTCTCATGTGCCTGAAAGACAGGGTCCTGGTGTTTGGAGACTGTGCCGTTAACCCCAACCCCACAGCTTCCCAGCTGGCCGAGATAGCGGTGACTTCAGCCGGCACCGCTTCCATTTTTGGCATTGAACCCCGGGTGGCCATGCTCTCCTATTCCACTGGATCTTCAGGAACCGGCGCAGATGTGGACAAGGTGATCCAGGCCACTGCCATGGTACGGGAAAAGGCTCCGGATCTTCTCATAGAAGGCCCTATTCAATATGATGCCGCCATTGACCCGGGCGTGGCCATGACCAAGCTGCCAAACTCCCAGGTGGCCGGACGGGCTACCGTATTTATTTTCCCGGATCTGAACACCGGGAACAATACTTACAAGGCTGTCCAGCGGGCCTCGGAAAAAACTGTGGTCATCGGTCCCGTACTCCAGGGAATGAAACGGCCCGTTAATGATTTAAGCCGGGGGTGTACAGTAGCGGATATTGTGAATACCGTGGCTATCACAGCCATTCAGGCCCAGGCAGGAAAATCTCAAATTTAA
- a CDS encoding YchJ family protein translates to MEECPCGSNLAYAECCEPIITGTQPARTAQELMRARYTAYTIADTDFIFNTTHPDHRDGYDHVGTKTWAQNSEWLGLEIVATEAGCSEDQEGTVEFIATYKTDGIVQKHHELGRFSKEDDAWLFTTGDMVKPKPAVSTKVGRNEPCPCGSGRKYKKCCGK, encoded by the coding sequence ATGGAAGAATGTCCCTGCGGAAGCAACCTTGCCTATGCCGAATGCTGCGAACCCATCATTACCGGAACACAGCCTGCCCGAACCGCACAAGAACTTATGCGGGCCCGTTATACCGCCTATACAATAGCTGACACGGACTTTATTTTTAACACCACCCATCCGGATCATCGGGATGGGTACGACCATGTCGGCACAAAGACATGGGCGCAAAATTCCGAATGGCTGGGTCTTGAAATTGTTGCAACAGAAGCCGGCTGTTCCGAAGACCAGGAAGGTACGGTTGAATTCATCGCCACCTACAAGACAGACGGTATTGTTCAAAAACACCATGAGCTTGGCCGTTTTTCAAAGGAGGACGATGCCTGGCTGTTTACCACCGGTGATATGGTGAAGCCCAAACCCGCTGTTTCCACCAAGGTGGGCCGCAATGAACCTTGTCCCTGCGGCAGTGGGCGAAAGTATAAAAAATGCTGCGGTAAATAA
- a CDS encoding cytoplasmic protein — MEKTVLFAFRGDPLCFIHVLLNALDLKQRDQEGLIVLEGEAVKLVGPMSESGHFLNALYQKAKDAGLIYGACKACATKLDALGPIEKEGIPLVGDMANHPSMGAFIEKGYNIITF, encoded by the coding sequence ATGGAAAAAACCGTATTATTCGCATTCCGGGGAGACCCTTTATGCTTTATCCACGTACTTCTCAATGCCCTTGACCTAAAACAGCGAGACCAGGAAGGACTTATTGTTCTTGAAGGAGAAGCTGTCAAACTTGTGGGACCCATGTCCGAATCCGGGCATTTTTTAAACGCACTTTACCAAAAAGCCAAAGACGCCGGCCTTATTTACGGCGCCTGCAAAGCCTGTGCAACCAAACTTGATGCCCTTGGTCCCATTGAAAAGGAAGGTATCCCCCTGGTTGGGGATATGGCTAACCATCCTTCCATGGGCGCGTTCATCGAAAAAGGATACAACATAATTACCTTTTAA